The Lachnospiraceae bacterium oral taxon 500 genome window below encodes:
- a CDS encoding restriction endonuclease codes for MKTLYDVPSYRNMMKELFQAIKELGGSGTIREIDEKTIEILKLPIEIQEIMHGTTSETEVEYRLAWTRTYLKKVGILENSARGIWVLTTKGREIQEINPDEIVKKVQEMILLKESGKKEINTEDENLENDGIDIPEEIQSWREKLKNVLCNLTPAAFERLTQRLLRESGFMQVKVTGKTGDGGIDGMGIVKLNGIISFHMLFQCKRYAGTVGAGEIRDFRGAMQGRADKGLFITTGKFTNAAIEEANRAGAAPIDLIDGDELVEKLKDLRLGVIPINDYSIDEEWFLSI; via the coding sequence ATGAAAACATTATACGATGTACCATCATATAGAAATATGATGAAAGAATTATTTCAAGCAATTAAGGAGTTAGGCGGTTCAGGAACCATTCGTGAAATTGATGAAAAAACGATTGAAATATTAAAATTACCAATAGAAATACAGGAAATAATGCATGGAACTACTAGTGAAACAGAGGTGGAATATCGGCTCGCATGGACGAGAACATATTTGAAAAAAGTAGGAATTTTAGAAAATTCTGCGCGGGGAATATGGGTGCTAACGACTAAGGGAAGAGAAATTCAAGAGATTAATCCAGATGAAATTGTAAAAAAGGTTCAAGAAATGATACTTTTAAAAGAATCAGGTAAAAAAGAAATCAATACAGAAGATGAAAATTTGGAGAATGACGGTATTGATATCCCAGAAGAAATTCAATCTTGGAGAGAAAAGTTAAAAAATGTTCTATGCAACCTAACTCCGGCTGCATTTGAAAGGCTTACGCAGAGATTATTAAGAGAGTCAGGTTTTATGCAGGTGAAAGTTACCGGTAAAACAGGAGATGGCGGGATTGACGGTATGGGTATTGTAAAATTAAACGGTATCATCAGCTTTCACATGTTATTCCAATGTAAACGTTATGCAGGAACGGTTGGAGCGGGTGAAATACGAGATTTTAGAGGAGCCATGCAAGGGCGAGCAGATAAGGGACTTTTTATTACAACAGGAAAATTTACAAATGCAGCCATTGAAGAAGCAAATCGAGCGGGAGCTGCACCGATAGATTTAATTGATGGGGATGAATTAGTAGAAAAATTAAAAGATTTGCGATTAGGTGTTATTCCTATCAATGATTATAGTATTGATGAAGAATGGTTTCTGTCAATATAA
- a CDS encoding AAA family ATPase: MKKQNVLNLIKFHVERNETAFRNEAIQIARYFDSIGDSELAEYIMGLISEANLYIPQSSDFESEFLKQMDIREMNPLNLPVEITDDIKGIINAVNHNVGINKFLFEGLPGSGKTEAAKHIARLLDRSLFYVDFENLIDSKLGQTNKNITNVFQEINMLPYSNRVVILFDEIDVIALDRINSNDVREMGRVTSTILRELDRLTDLNKEIVIIATTNLFSNFDKALIRRFDAVISFNRYSTDDLITVAEHYLSSFIKKFKGISKDSRLFKKILKSADKLPYPGELKNIIKTSLAFSDTHLEHDYLRRLYNSLVGNLEQTSISELYEKGFTVREIEKLKGESKSTISRKLNKEDVNE, from the coding sequence ATGAAGAAACAAAATGTGCTCAATTTAATAAAGTTTCATGTAGAGAGAAATGAAACAGCCTTTCGCAATGAAGCCATTCAGATCGCAAGGTATTTTGATAGCATTGGGGATAGTGAATTAGCAGAGTACATTATGGGATTAATTTCAGAAGCTAATTTATATATTCCGCAAAGTAGTGATTTTGAAAGTGAATTTTTAAAGCAAATGGATATCAGAGAAATGAATCCTTTAAATCTTCCTGTAGAGATTACAGATGATATTAAAGGGATTATCAATGCAGTCAACCATAATGTAGGTATCAATAAGTTCCTATTTGAAGGGCTTCCGGGGAGTGGAAAAACGGAAGCGGCTAAGCACATAGCAAGATTGCTGGACAGGTCGCTTTTTTATGTTGATTTTGAGAATTTGATTGATAGTAAGCTGGGACAAACCAATAAGAATATTACAAATGTTTTTCAGGAAATCAATATGCTTCCTTATTCCAATCGGGTGGTAATATTGTTTGATGAGATTGATGTGATTGCTCTGGATAGGATTAATTCTAATGATGTTCGGGAAATGGGGAGAGTGACATCTACTATTTTAAGAGAACTGGACAGATTGACGGACTTAAATAAAGAAATTGTAATTATTGCAACAACCAATCTATTTTCAAATTTTGATAAGGCATTAATTAGGAGGTTTGATGCGGTTATTAGCTTTAATCGTTACAGTACGGATGATTTGATTACCGTTGCAGAACATTATTTGTCTTCTTTTATAAAGAAATTTAAGGGCATTTCCAAAGATAGCAGATTATTTAAAAAAATTCTCAAATCAGCGGATAAATTGCCTTATCCGGGAGAGTTGAAAAATATTATTAAAACTTCCTTGGCATTTAGTGATACTCATTTGGAGCATGATTATTTAAGACGGCTTTATAACAGTCTGGTTGGAAATCTGGAACAAACAAGTATCAGTGAGCTATATGAGAAAGGTTTTACAGTTAGGGAAATAGAAAAACTAAAAGGAGAATCTAAAAGCACGATTTCCAGAAAACTGAACAAGGAGGATGTGAATGAATAA
- a CDS encoding transcriptional regulator, translating into MNLGLNKTEKRVIEILIENSSVTSVELAEQIGVTKRTIERTFKTLQEKKRIERIGSKRDGNWIVVR; encoded by the coding sequence ATAAATCTAGGTTTGAATAAAACGGAAAAGAGAGTAATAGAGATTTTGATAGAAAATTCGAGTGTAACATCCGTTGAACTGGCAGAACAAATAGGAGTAACAAAGAGGACTATCGAAAGAACATTTAAGACTTTACAGGAAAAGAAGAGGATAGAAAGGATCGGATCAAAGCGTGATGGGAATTGGATTGTGGTGAGATAA
- a CDS encoding SMI1/KNR4 family protein: MKISSELKKIEKYICENFEDWDLDDPVEEEYLDDYQEIAGASEEDMASFEEKFGIILPDEVKELYRYKNGSKYLSILPCVIDEREMAFCLMSLTEMENKKNYFQNRDALLTEFTEYFTSEDLDKMRNSKIKPYLFNKKWIPFARYCDSCYLILDFDPDKEGKEGQIICYIHDPDEVIYVAEGITELISKIMEEIN, from the coding sequence ATGAAGATAAGCAGCGAGTTAAAAAAGATAGAAAAGTATATATGTGAAAATTTTGAAGATTGGGATTTGGATGATCCGGTGGAGGAAGAATATCTTGATGATTATCAGGAAATAGCGGGAGCCTCTGAGGAAGATATGGCATCATTTGAGGAGAAATTTGGTATCATTTTGCCTGATGAGGTAAAAGAGCTTTACAGGTATAAAAATGGAAGTAAATATCTAAGTATATTGCCATGTGTTATTGATGAAAGAGAGATGGCATTTTGCTTAATGAGTTTAACGGAGATGGAAAACAAAAAGAATTATTTTCAAAACAGGGATGCCCTCTTAACAGAGTTTACTGAGTATTTTACAAGTGAAGACCTTGATAAAATGCGAAACAGCAAGATAAAGCCTTATCTCTTTAATAAAAAATGGATACCTTTTGCCCGGTATTGCGATAGCTGTTATCTGATACTTGACTTTGATCCGGATAAAGAGGGAAAAGAAGGTCAAATTATTTGCTATATCCATGATCCGGATGAAGTTATCTATGTTGCAGAGGGGATTACGGAATTGATTTCTAAAATTATGGAAGAGATTAATTGA
- a CDS encoding beta-carotene 15,15'-monooxygenase: MAIVESIFDIAYLSIVLSLGIRLLLEKSKEAKLFGVMAIILGLGDSFHLLTRVISHLSYGGFEANAPALSWGKFITSITMTIFYVLFYYYYRSQSQDDSTLKRNIIYALALIRIVLTVLPQNNWGTMSENYMFGIYRNIPFAIMGALLIYWSYKERAKPGLKNMSLYILLSFAFYVSVVLWADKYPMIGALMMPKTMAYLIIVVLGYRHFITGFEKKNILGLSYTSLIMGLIGGVFYREFTKFYGYQAENHLSKLHVHVLVLGFLLMLILYMISKEYEAKRMVSLKKPIYVFMSGFTFTIVNMTLLGIYEVVSEGKDIVSKPALEGLSGLGHIVLAIGLVQIVLKVFQHETVSGFKQTEA, encoded by the coding sequence ATGGCAATCGTTGAAAGCATATTTGATATTGCATATTTAAGCATAGTTTTATCATTGGGTATAAGACTGCTGTTGGAGAAGTCGAAGGAAGCGAAACTGTTTGGAGTGATGGCGATAATTTTGGGCTTAGGGGATTCGTTTCACTTACTTACAAGAGTTATATCACATCTGAGCTATGGGGGCTTTGAAGCTAACGCTCCCGCTCTTTCGTGGGGCAAGTTTATAACCAGTATAACCATGACAATTTTTTATGTTTTGTTCTACTACTATTACAGAAGTCAAAGCCAGGATGACAGCACATTGAAAAGGAACATCATATATGCTTTGGCATTGATTAGAATTGTGTTAACGGTTCTTCCGCAAAATAACTGGGGTACGATGTCTGAAAATTATATGTTCGGGATATACAGAAACATTCCCTTTGCGATAATGGGAGCCTTGTTGATTTATTGGTCTTACAAGGAAAGGGCCAAACCCGGGCTGAAAAATATGAGCTTATATATTTTGCTGAGCTTTGCATTTTATGTTTCGGTGGTGCTTTGGGCGGATAAATATCCTATGATAGGGGCTCTTATGATGCCGAAAACTATGGCATATTTAATCATCGTTGTTTTGGGATATCGCCATTTCATCACCGGATTTGAAAAGAAAAACATATTAGGGTTATCCTACACATCCTTAATTATGGGATTGATCGGCGGTGTTTTTTACAGAGAATTCACAAAGTTTTATGGCTATCAAGCCGAAAATCATCTTTCAAAGCTGCATGTCCATGTTTTAGTCCTTGGATTTTTATTAATGTTGATCCTTTATATGATATCTAAAGAATATGAGGCTAAGAGAATGGTATCTCTGAAAAAACCGATTTATGTGTTTATGTCAGGATTTACCTTTACCATAGTAAATATGACGCTCTTAGGAATTTATGAGGTCGTTAGTGAAGGAAAAGATATAGTAAGCAAACCTGCTCTGGAAGGGCTTTCCGGCCTTGGACATATTGTTTTGGCAATAGGGCTTGTCCAGATAGTTCTAAAAGTTTTTCAACATGAAACGGTTAGCGGTTTTAAGCAGACAGAAGCATAA
- a CDS encoding nitrous oxide-stimulated promoter family protein, whose translation MNEERIEKNRRDEIQLVSRMIELYCRKKHKNLYNTTVCDDCKKLLEYACSRSERCPFMENKTFCSNCKVHCYSPTMRKKIKEVMRYSASRMLLYHPVMCIRHAVVSLKGKFKRESKMRKR comes from the coding sequence ATGAATGAGGAAAGGATAGAAAAGAATCGAAGGGATGAAATACAGCTCGTCTCCCGGATGATTGAACTTTATTGTCGTAAAAAACACAAAAACTTATATAATACCACGGTATGCGATGATTGTAAAAAATTGCTGGAGTATGCTTGTTCAAGAAGTGAACGCTGTCCGTTTATGGAAAATAAGACGTTTTGCAGCAACTGTAAGGTTCACTGCTATTCCCCGACAATGCGAAAGAAGATAAAGGAGGTGATGCGTTATAGCGCTTCAAGAATGCTCCTGTATCATCCGGTTATGTGCATCCGGCATGCAGTGGTAAGTTTAAAAGGAAAATTTAAAAGGGAAAGTAAGATGCGGAAACGATAG
- a CDS encoding serine protease yields the protein MNNVLELKGKRFIQANKDGSGGGPAINGKVIVSEEKMIQLANKLHQIKMFWKTQKRPFPGLLISVHYNKIAAKSNRISGLFKGKDSNFLVVGVKFNKEKTRHIITYYLEEKDIDKSIQLLLEAREVMSKHFSKGIQKAIFDNKKQMAAVPYNNFSINKSNFKQVVADVSYIDDFAIEEPELVKKQSIITLYNVGIDTKSLLREIGIDILSSRILDNQTIFLDENQLEILFEKMPYLVSMATVDLSELSPEDFIKEKQQDLRYIPSPTIEPTIGVIDTLFDKTVYFREWVDAYDMIDENIPTNSKDYRHGTAVSSLIVDGPKLNPWLEDGCGRFRVRHFGVATGGQFSSFSIIKKIKEIIMKNRDIKVWNISMGSNQEINDNFISAEAAVLDQIQYENDVIFVIAGTNKPNESIEKIGSPADSINGLVVNAVTKQGLSTKYTRKGLALSFFAKPDVSYYGGSEEQYIRVCEPLGAAYVAGTSFAAPWIARKLSYLIDILGFSKEVAKALIIDAARGWKENPTPEEVAVYGHGIVPTRIADIVQSQEDEIKFIVSDISEKWNTYNYYFPVPLKEEKYPYIARATMCYFPMCNRSQGVDYTNTELNLHFGRINNKGKLKDIVGDKQNQENIAGEEISYILEEEARERFRKWDNVKYVAEVPKESMRPKKSYTNKNWGMEIKTSNRLNPEDGKGIRFGVIVTLKEIEGVNRIDEFIRNCTLNGWLVNQIDIQSKVDIHRKVNEEIEFR from the coding sequence ATGAATAATGTATTGGAGCTTAAGGGAAAACGGTTCATTCAAGCTAACAAAGATGGAAGTGGAGGTGGGCCGGCAATCAATGGCAAGGTAATCGTATCAGAAGAAAAGATGATTCAGTTAGCAAATAAACTCCATCAAATCAAAATGTTTTGGAAAACACAGAAAAGACCATTTCCGGGACTTTTAATTAGCGTTCATTATAATAAAATTGCGGCCAAGAGCAATCGAATCAGTGGACTGTTTAAGGGAAAAGATTCCAATTTTTTAGTGGTTGGTGTCAAATTTAATAAAGAAAAAACGAGGCATATTATTACATATTACTTAGAAGAAAAAGACATAGATAAAAGTATTCAACTGTTATTAGAAGCAAGAGAAGTGATGAGCAAGCATTTCTCAAAAGGGATACAGAAAGCAATCTTTGATAATAAAAAACAGATGGCTGCCGTTCCCTATAATAATTTTTCAATCAATAAATCGAATTTTAAGCAGGTGGTAGCAGATGTTTCGTATATTGATGATTTTGCAATAGAAGAACCGGAACTTGTAAAAAAACAAAGCATTATCACTTTATATAATGTGGGGATAGATACGAAAAGTCTTTTAAGGGAAATAGGAATTGATATTTTATCCAGTAGAATTTTGGATAACCAAACTATTTTCTTAGATGAAAATCAATTGGAAATTTTATTTGAGAAAATGCCATATTTGGTTTCAATGGCAACGGTTGATTTATCGGAATTATCTCCCGAAGATTTCATCAAAGAAAAGCAACAAGATTTACGCTATATTCCGAGTCCTACGATAGAGCCGACCATTGGGGTAATTGATACTCTGTTTGATAAGACAGTCTATTTTCGTGAATGGGTGGATGCTTATGATATGATTGATGAAAATATTCCAACAAATTCAAAGGATTATCGACATGGAACGGCAGTATCTTCCTTGATTGTTGATGGGCCAAAGTTGAATCCGTGGTTAGAGGATGGATGTGGCAGGTTTCGGGTTCGTCATTTTGGAGTAGCTACGGGAGGACAATTTTCATCTTTTTCGATTATAAAAAAAATAAAAGAGATTATCATGAAAAATAGAGATATCAAGGTTTGGAACATTTCTATGGGCAGTAATCAGGAGATCAATGATAATTTCATATCAGCCGAAGCGGCTGTATTGGATCAAATCCAATATGAAAATGATGTGATTTTTGTAATTGCAGGCACTAATAAACCAAATGAGAGTATAGAAAAAATTGGTTCACCGGCAGATTCCATCAATGGCTTGGTAGTAAATGCAGTGACTAAGCAAGGACTATCCACCAAGTATACAAGAAAAGGTCTTGCTTTATCTTTTTTTGCAAAGCCGGATGTCAGCTATTATGGCGGCAGTGAGGAGCAATATATAAGAGTATGTGAACCATTAGGCGCGGCGTATGTAGCAGGAACTTCTTTTGCTGCCCCTTGGATTGCCCGTAAGCTATCCTATCTTATAGATATACTGGGATTTAGTAAGGAAGTGGCAAAGGCGTTGATTATTGATGCAGCTAGAGGATGGAAAGAAAATCCGACCCCAGAGGAAGTGGCTGTTTATGGGCATGGGATAGTGCCGACTAGAATAGCAGACATTGTACAAAGCCAAGAGGATGAAATAAAGTTTATTGTGTCCGATATTAGTGAAAAATGGAATACTTATAATTATTATTTTCCGGTTCCATTAAAGGAGGAGAAATATCCTTATATTGCCAGAGCAACTATGTGCTATTTTCCAATGTGTAATCGTTCGCAAGGAGTTGATTATACGAATACAGAATTAAATTTACATTTTGGCAGAATTAATAACAAAGGAAAGTTAAAAGATATTGTCGGGGATAAACAAAACCAAGAAAACATAGCAGGGGAGGAGATAAGCTATATTCTGGAAGAGGAAGCAAGGGAGCGATTTCGGAAATGGGATAATGTCAAGTATGTAGCCGAAGTGCCAAAAGAAAGTATGCGCCCCAAAAAATCATACACTAATAAAAACTGGGGCATGGAAATTAAAACAAGTAATCGTCTAAATCCCGAAGACGGTAAAGGGATTCGCTTTGGTGTTATTGTCACGTTAAAAGAAATAGAGGGTGTCAACCGGATTGATGAGTTCATAAGAAACTGTACTCTAAATGGCTGGCTGGTAAACCAAATTGACATTCAAAGCAAGGTTGATATTCATAGGAAAGTGAATGAGGAGATAGAATTTAGGTAG